The Flavobacteriales bacterium region TCATTCAAAATATTGATCGAAAATTACCTTTAGAAGACATCGCTTTCTCCAAACAACTTTCGGTAGATAAACTTATCGATGAAATAGAGGCAATTGTATCTTCTGGAACGAAGGTTGACATTAACTATTACATAGATAACGAAATCGATAACGACAAAGTGGATGAAATTTACGAGTACTTTAATGAAGCAGAAACAGATTCG contains the following coding sequences:
- a CDS encoding ATP-dependent DNA helicase RecQ: IQNIDRKLPLEDIAFSKQLSVDKLIDEIEAIVSSGTKVDINYYIDNEIDNDKVDEIYEYFNEAETDSVQDAIEELGEDDFTEEEIRLVRIKFMSELGN